The region ATCCTGGGCTGACCTGATACTTTTAGCGGGTAATGTTGCTATTGAATCAATGGGAGCTAAGACGTTTGGCTTTGGAGGCGGACGAGCAGATGTTTGGCATCCAGAAGAAGATATCTATTGGGGTAAAGAGAAGGAATGGCTAGGAGATAACCGTTACACTGGTGATCGTGTGCTTGATAACCCACTTGCTGCCGTTCAGATGGGTCTTATCTATGTCAATCCAGAAGGACCTAACGGTAATCCAGATCCGGTTGCGAGTGCTCGTGACATTCGTGACACGTTTGCCCGTATGGGAATGAACGATGAGGAGACAGTAGCTCTAGTGGCTGGTGGACATACGTTTGGTAAAGCACATGGTGCAGGGGATGCTGCTCTAGTTGGTCCAGATCCAGAGGCTGCCCCTGTTGAAGCACAGGGTCTTGGTTGGATCAGTGCTCATGGTAGCGGTAAAGGACGTGACACGATCACAAGTGGTATTGAAGGAGCTTGGACGGCTAACCCTACACAATGGGATAATGGTTACTTCGAATTATTGTTTAAATATCAGTGGTGGCTAACAAAGAGTCCTGCAGGTGCGTATCAGTGGGCGGCTGTAAATCCTGATGAGGACGATCTTGCCCCAGATGCTGAGGATGCATCCGTTCGGGTTCCGACAATGATGACTACGGCAGATATGGCTTTGCGTTATGATCCAGAGTACGAGAAAATTTCTCGCCGTTTCTATGAGAACCCGGAGGAGTTTGCTGATGTATTTGCTAGAGCGTGGTTCAAGCTATTACATCGTGATATGGGCCCACGTTCTAGATACTTAGGTCCAGAGGTTCCAGAGGAGGAGCTTATCTGGCAGGATCCAATACCAGCAGGTAATTATGATTTAACAGATAAAGATGTAGCTGAGCTAAAGGCTAAAATTCTAGACTCCGGATTAAGCGTCAGTGAGCTAGTCACGACTGCGTGGGCTTCCGCAAGTACGTTCCGTGGTTCAGATATGCGTGGTGGTGCTAACGGTGCTCGTATTCGTCTAACTCCACAGAAGGATTGGGAAGTGAATCAGCCGGAGCAGCTTGCTAAGGTATTAGCTGTATTCGAGGATATTCAAAAGCAGTATGATAAGGAAGTTAGTCTTGCTGATTTAATTGTACTAGGTGGTACTGCTGCCGTAGAAAAAGCAGCTCAGGATGGCGGCTTCGACGTAACTGTTCCTTTTACCCCTGGGCGTGGAGATGCCACATTAGAGCAAACGGAAATAGAAGGCTTTGAAGTCCTAGAACCGTCTGCTGATGGCTTCCGTAACTATCAGAAGCAGGAATATAGTGTGAGCTCAGCGGAGCTTC is a window of Bacillus horti DNA encoding:
- the katG gene encoding catalase/peroxidase HPI, producing MDPKDNASVGKCPFGHGSATSTQSSGTTNRDWWPNQLNLNILRQHDKKSNPLGEDFDYAEEFKKLDYFALKQDLFDLMTDSQDWWPADYGHYGPFFIRMAWHSAGTYRTGDGRGGGGFGTQRFAPLNSWPDNGNLDKARRLLWPIKQKYGNKISWADLILLAGNVAIESMGAKTFGFGGGRADVWHPEEDIYWGKEKEWLGDNRYTGDRVLDNPLAAVQMGLIYVNPEGPNGNPDPVASARDIRDTFARMGMNDEETVALVAGGHTFGKAHGAGDAALVGPDPEAAPVEAQGLGWISAHGSGKGRDTITSGIEGAWTANPTQWDNGYFELLFKYQWWLTKSPAGAYQWAAVNPDEDDLAPDAEDASVRVPTMMTTADMALRYDPEYEKISRRFYENPEEFADVFARAWFKLLHRDMGPRSRYLGPEVPEEELIWQDPIPAGNYDLTDKDVAELKAKILDSGLSVSELVTTAWASASTFRGSDMRGGANGARIRLTPQKDWEVNQPEQLAKVLAVFEDIQKQYDKEVSLADLIVLGGTAAVEKAAQDGGFDVTVPFTPGRGDATLEQTEIEGFEVLEPSADGFRNYQKQEYSVSSAELLVDKAQLLNLTTPEMTALVGGLRVLGANYGGTKHGVFTDREGTLSNDFFVNLLDMGVKWKPVGGDVFEGRDSKTGEVVSTATSVDLVFGSNSILRAIVEVYAQDDNKEKFVRDFVAAWVKVMDADRFDLNLKATKAVTVS